The genomic window ATGCTGATGCTCTTCCCCTGGTCCTGGGGCTGATGCCggtgcccttccccacccctggtcctggggctgatgccagtgcccttccccatccctggtcCTGGGGCTGATGCCAATGCTCTTCCCCTGGTCCTGGGGCTGATGCCggtgcccttccccacccctggtcctGGGGCTGATGCTGGTGCTCTTCCCCTGGTCCTGGGGCTGATGCCggtgcccttccccaccccgggtcctggggctgatgccggtgcccttccccaccccgggtcctggggctgatgccggtgcccttccccacccccggTCCTGGGGCTGATGCTcttcccctccccgtccccccgcgcaGGTGCCATTCGGGGTACGTGGGGACGCGGTGCGAGCACGCCGACCTCCTGGCCGTGGTGGCCGCCAACCAGAAGAAGCAGACGATCACCGCCTTGGTGGTGGTGTCGGTGGTGGCCTCGGCGCTGCTCATCGGCGTCTGCGTGCTCATACAGTAagtgcgtggggctggggggggggttggttcgGCTCAGCACCTCTCCCAGCTGATTTGGGGCAGGATGCGGCCTGAAGAAGTGGGGGGTCGAGAcccccgcggcccctcaccgTCCCTTCCCCGCTCCCTTGCAGCTGCTGCCGGCTGCGGAAGCGCTGCCAGTGGTGccgggcgcccggcggcgggcaggagAAGCCGGGTGGGCTCCTGAAAGGTGGCACCTCCTGCTGCCACGCCGAGACGGGTaagggggccggggggcaccgcggcgggccgccggccgccggcgttCCCGGGGTGTAACCGCGCTCCCCGTCGCCTTCCCCGCAGGGGTCTGACGGAGCggggggtcccgccgccgccgccccccacccAGGACGCCCGCGCCGGGGACCAGCGCAGCATCTCTcgtcttttttgttttcttttcttttttttttttttttttttcccctttattttcctctccccccaccccacccgccaCGGAAGACGGCAAGCGAGCGCCCCGGCAGGAGATGCGCTCGGCGGCACCGTAAGCGTGCCGGCAACGGCAAAGCGCTGGCAGAGCCGGGCATCGCCCCCGCCGCAGAGCCAAACCCCCGGCCACGTGCAACTGGagtttttctttgggtttttttgggtttgtttttcctttttctcagatttttttttttttttttttggtaaaccaGAACCCCCCCACTCCCGCAGGATTGGGGCTTTATTTTTCTATAGAGACAGAAGCGCCGGCGAACCCTCCCGCCTCGGCAGTCGCACGGACCGCGCTCACTTTGGGGACAGATACGagctttttattaataataaaatgaacCTTAATCCTAGGAAACCTCCTCGAGCCGGGGCTCTAACCTCCCGGTGCAGCGTTAATCCTTTCCGTAGTCTTTATCATAACCAACccgaagcttttttttttgtttggttttgttttgttggtttgtttgttttttggtttttttttttttaaagtcatggtTACTCTCATGTCTTCTGTATATGTTGCACTGAAAgttaatatttaatgttttaatttattttgtgtggttaaattaatttttgatttCTATAATATGTTATTGTGATCGgctgttcttttttcccctaataccTGGATTATAGTTATTTAAGTGATATAAAGgacactttttttcagaaaactcatCTCTCggggcttttttttggggggggggggggggggcggaatatTTGCGAAGGAGATGCTGGGTCGCGTGGCCGGTGccggggggagcagccccagcgcAGAACTGATACCCCGGTGATGGGCTCAGCCCCGTTCCCCCGTGTTTCCAGCCCAAACCGTGAAGTGAAGTGGGTGGGTGGGCCTGATCCTGTTCCCACTGCGTGGGGCGCGGGGTTGGCGGGGTCCAGCTCTTGCATCGCGCTCAGGAGCTCatggtggggacccccccccagctgcctccccaaGGAGAGAACCCCAACACGGAGCGGGAGGTGGTGGGGGGAcaccggggcagcccctggcgctgtccccccccccgcctcagccAGCGGCAGCGATTTGGGGACAAACGCttcattttggggggggtttagtccctttttttatattttgccgTTGACATCGGCGGCAGCAGagcccccgcgctgccgcccggggaggggggctgcggcCCTGGGGGCTGCGGCCCTGGGGGCTGCGGCCGGTGGCACCTCCCTCGGCGCTGGGCCCCCCGCCTGCA from Calonectris borealis chromosome 27, bCalBor7.hap1.2, whole genome shotgun sequence includes these protein-coding regions:
- the TGFA gene encoding protransforming growth factor alpha isoform X2, coding for MPGEAAAALAMGVLLAACHALENTTAAWSAPGPPVAAAVRSHFNDCPDSHSQFCFHGTCRFLVQEEKPACVCHSGYVGTRCEHADLLAVVAANQKKQTITALVVVSVVASALLIGVCVLIHCCRLRKRCQWCRAPGGGQEKPGGLLKGGTSCCHAETGV
- the TGFA gene encoding protransforming growth factor alpha isoform X1, with the protein product MPGEAAAALAMGVLLAACHALENTTAAWSAPGPPVAAAVRSHFNDCPDSHSQFCFHGTCRFLVQEEKPACVCHSGYVGTRCEHADLLAVVAANQKKQTITALVVVSVVASALLIGVCVLIHCCRLRKRCQWCRAPGGGQEKPGGLLKGGTSCCHAETGKGAGGHRGGPPAAGVPGV